In one Shewanella loihica PV-4 genomic region, the following are encoded:
- a CDS encoding FAD:protein FMN transferase produces the protein MTATSIFAASDEDVFKLAKDKYSSEILDSYYSCEDNAVITLDNQTASLTTLKYFGTSITISLYQAPTEQTRASLCRALSVIQEYHYLASDYSTYPHVTNVKSVNEAPGQSHDIDPQLTALIASAIDWHEQSRGRFNIALSPVIALWRAQRFACEKQKDNCSIPDERALKQAAEHIDVDKIHLDRRANKIRLAEGMSIDLGGIAKGWMVEKLYDQLIRDGMSRFVINAGGNIRHYGLHPSGRYFNIAIEDPICRQNHYRSSKCQSEQGRYHEVIAGSDLTVVSSGNYLKYFMVDGKKYHHIIDPKTLYPETEGISVTVILSDNQIYADVISTMLFLMPVDEGLEYVNSHPWIEAIWYINAKGEKIKSTGFNQYTEKLE, from the coding sequence TTGACGGCTACATCCATTTTTGCCGCAAGTGACGAGGATGTATTCAAACTGGCGAAAGACAAATACTCGTCAGAAATATTAGATAGTTACTACAGCTGTGAAGATAATGCGGTGATCACCTTAGATAACCAGACCGCAAGCCTGACGACATTAAAGTATTTTGGCACCTCTATCACCATCAGCCTTTATCAAGCACCAACTGAGCAGACTCGGGCGAGCCTATGTCGAGCGCTTTCGGTGATCCAGGAGTATCACTATCTCGCATCGGATTATTCTACCTATCCCCATGTCACCAACGTTAAAAGCGTCAATGAGGCACCAGGACAGAGTCATGATATCGACCCTCAATTGACGGCGTTAATCGCATCGGCCATCGATTGGCATGAACAGAGTCGAGGGCGGTTTAACATCGCGCTGTCGCCGGTGATCGCCTTGTGGCGAGCGCAAAGGTTTGCGTGCGAGAAACAAAAGGATAACTGCTCAATTCCCGATGAAAGGGCACTAAAACAAGCCGCAGAGCATATCGATGTCGATAAGATCCACCTGGACAGGCGGGCCAACAAGATCCGGTTGGCCGAAGGGATGAGCATAGATCTCGGCGGCATCGCCAAGGGCTGGATGGTAGAGAAGCTCTATGATCAGCTCATACGCGATGGCATGAGCCGGTTCGTTATCAATGCTGGCGGTAACATACGCCACTATGGCCTACACCCAAGCGGGCGCTATTTTAATATCGCTATCGAAGATCCCATCTGTAGGCAGAATCACTATCGCTCATCCAAATGCCAGTCTGAACAAGGCCGTTATCACGAGGTCATCGCTGGCAGCGACTTAACAGTCGTCAGCAGTGGTAACTACTTAAAGTACTTTATGGTCGATGGAAAGAAGTACCATCATATCATAGACCCTAAAACCCTCTACCCAGAGACCGAAGGCATATCTGTGACCGTTATTTTAAGCGACAATCAAATATATGCCGACGTGATATCAACCATGTTGTTCTTAATGCCTGTCGACGAGGGGCTTGAGTATGTTAATAGTCACCCATGGATCGAGGCGATATGGTATATCAATGCTAAAGGAGAAAAAATAAAATCTACCGGCTTTAATCAATATACAGAAAAATTGGAATAA
- a CDS encoding FMN-binding protein: MAMSNKLKKTIIVSSIGLATLSALGCASSLTQGKYVDGTHLVQAKGKKSQIVLEVKVDQGKIVDIKTKSHKETESLYLNAERLLPRIVANNGHEGIDAVSGATYSSNGILKAVNDLPRASSVQPEYVAVGAKEEQGDDFKLKWSIQPKLGLLVGDYYYEEARFRQGHMGSMTIVTNSQDRNDVILAEFNESGRPNYYTRLYQDVPKRMSEYNFSMGKKKGTAWVQSALTMEKLMVEQDKLTFEPNPNHDPKLANKLKEPNRLKYLGIDVVAGASNSIQQSMIPLTAKIHHKIHGEGTRLKFYQLAEKLVNEKGRWTGITAMLRLVVDPASKQIIKAHFDEIFADEKAQIQDASLKKFYRQSKYDSINYSEPARIGFNVMIDALNAHLQAGGSLFDINDLPATGDSGNYAATGFTKRSSSWDIYLNQAEQLYKKMRLDGVIAEHKHPAAK; the protein is encoded by the coding sequence ATGGCAATGTCCAATAAATTAAAAAAAACAATCATAGTATCGAGTATTGGGTTGGCAACATTATCTGCCCTTGGCTGTGCCTCTTCACTTACTCAAGGCAAATACGTTGACGGCACTCATCTGGTTCAGGCCAAAGGAAAGAAAAGCCAAATCGTATTAGAGGTTAAGGTCGATCAGGGCAAGATAGTCGATATCAAGACCAAGTCTCACAAGGAGACAGAGTCACTCTATCTAAATGCGGAGCGTCTACTGCCGAGGATTGTTGCCAACAATGGCCATGAAGGCATAGATGCGGTATCAGGCGCCACTTACTCCTCCAACGGCATTCTAAAAGCGGTCAATGATCTGCCCCGCGCTAGCAGTGTGCAACCCGAATATGTGGCCGTTGGAGCGAAAGAGGAGCAAGGCGACGATTTCAAGCTCAAGTGGTCTATTCAGCCTAAGCTAGGTCTGCTAGTAGGAGATTATTACTACGAGGAGGCGAGATTCCGTCAGGGTCACATGGGTAGCATGACCATAGTGACCAACAGCCAGGATAGAAACGACGTTATTTTGGCTGAGTTCAACGAGAGCGGCCGACCAAACTATTACACGCGCCTGTATCAAGACGTCCCTAAACGCATGTCTGAATATAACTTTTCGATGGGAAAGAAGAAGGGCACTGCCTGGGTACAGTCTGCCTTGACCATGGAAAAGCTCATGGTTGAACAAGATAAATTAACCTTCGAACCCAATCCTAATCATGATCCTAAGTTAGCCAACAAGTTAAAAGAACCTAATCGACTCAAATATTTAGGAATCGACGTCGTTGCCGGTGCCTCTAACAGCATTCAACAGTCGATGATCCCACTGACGGCAAAGATCCATCACAAGATTCATGGCGAAGGCACTAGGCTGAAATTTTATCAACTTGCTGAAAAACTCGTTAACGAAAAAGGCCGCTGGACTGGTATCACGGCGATGTTGCGCCTAGTGGTAGACCCAGCCTCAAAGCAGATCATTAAGGCCCATTTTGACGAGATCTTCGCAGATGAGAAGGCACAGATTCAGGATGCTTCACTGAAGAAATTCTATCGCCAGTCGAAGTACGACTCTATCAACTATTCAGAGCCTGCACGCATAGGTTTTAACGTGATGATCGATGCGTTAAATGCGCACCTACAAGCCGGAGGTTCGCTATTTGACATCAATGACCTGCCGGCGACTGGAGATAGCGGAAACTATGCGGCGACGGGATTCACCAAACGCTCTAGCTCTTGGGATATCTACCTTAACCAGGCCGAGCAACTCTATAAAAAGATGCGTCTAGATGGTGTGATCGCTGAGCACAAGCATCCAGCAGCTAAATAA
- a CDS encoding porin: protein MKTFPLTLLATSLFVGPQVMAEELVDFYGRLDYSVTHSDSGSATHSGKSGTILENNFSRIGVKGQTALTTDWSLFYKIEVGVNGAQQDKASKPFSARPTFIGFKHSSMGQLAVGRIDPVFKMSKGFADAFDNYSLKHDRLMPGDKRHGDSLEYKSPKWNKLQLGVSYLMEDNYFNDSDLRKDNGNYQIAVTYADKFFKTSNFYLGVAYSDGIEDIKATRLVGHVKFDNVKLGTIIQQTELVNPTKTHYQERDGVGYIVSATYQIEQLLLKAQYGSDDSSTGKIAARVYDVLGESVAAVPEVSQWAVGAEYRLSKSARIHTEIGQFDVKQYEDFDDTVVSLGFRYDF, encoded by the coding sequence ATGAAAACTTTCCCACTTACATTATTGGCGACGAGCCTGTTTGTCGGCCCTCAAGTCATGGCCGAAGAACTTGTCGATTTTTATGGCCGACTCGATTATTCGGTAACACATTCCGACAGCGGTAGCGCGACCCATAGCGGCAAAAGCGGGACTATTCTCGAAAACAACTTCAGCCGTATCGGGGTAAAAGGGCAGACCGCGCTAACCACAGACTGGTCACTATTTTACAAAATTGAGGTTGGGGTGAACGGTGCGCAGCAAGATAAAGCGAGTAAGCCATTTTCTGCCCGTCCAACCTTTATCGGCTTTAAACATTCAAGCATGGGGCAACTAGCGGTTGGGCGCATCGATCCCGTATTTAAAATGAGTAAGGGGTTTGCCGATGCCTTTGATAACTATAGCCTAAAGCATGATCGGCTAATGCCTGGCGATAAGCGCCATGGTGACTCATTGGAATACAAGAGCCCTAAGTGGAACAAGCTACAATTGGGTGTGAGTTACCTGATGGAAGACAACTACTTTAACGACTCTGATCTGCGTAAAGATAACGGTAACTATCAAATCGCTGTGACCTATGCAGATAAGTTCTTTAAAACGAGTAACTTTTATCTTGGCGTTGCCTATTCCGATGGCATCGAAGACATTAAAGCCACTCGTTTAGTCGGCCATGTGAAATTCGATAACGTAAAGCTAGGCACCATAATTCAGCAAACTGAACTCGTTAACCCGACTAAAACACATTATCAAGAGCGTGATGGTGTCGGTTACATCGTAAGTGCAACGTATCAGATTGAACAACTATTGTTGAAGGCTCAATACGGTAGCGATGATTCGAGTACGGGAAAAATTGCGGCTCGCGTATATGATGTACTCGGCGAGTCAGTTGCTGCTGTACCTGAGGTGTCTCAGTGGGCAGTTGGCGCAGAGTACCGTTTATCTAAATCTGCTCGTATCCACACTGAAATCGGTCAATTTGATGTGAAGCAGTATGAAGACTTTGATGACACCGTCGTGAGCTTAGGTTTCCGTTACGACTTCTAG
- a CDS encoding GNAT family N-acetyltransferase produces MQIENSERLRYEPVTEEDAQLLFDLNQDPEVMRYINGGKPSTMAEIEDYFIPRIKGFSNSDTGWGLWKVNTLASESDLGDTFIGWILVRPMDFYTDEPKHSDLEVGWRFTQASWGKGYATEAAKAVCKALVVHASVIEKPITHFSAIADPANKGSINIMTKLGMEYIKNTSVDTPEGEVEVVLYSMAV; encoded by the coding sequence ATGCAAATCGAAAATAGTGAGCGTTTACGCTATGAGCCGGTCACCGAAGAAGATGCGCAGCTATTATTTGACCTCAACCAAGATCCAGAGGTGATGCGCTACATCAATGGCGGCAAGCCATCGACCATGGCAGAAATTGAGGACTATTTTATCCCTCGTATCAAAGGCTTTTCCAATAGCGACACCGGATGGGGCCTCTGGAAAGTTAATACGTTAGCCAGCGAATCGGACCTTGGCGATACCTTTATCGGCTGGATCCTGGTACGGCCGATGGATTTCTATACCGATGAGCCAAAGCATTCGGATCTCGAGGTAGGTTGGCGCTTCACCCAGGCCAGTTGGGGCAAGGGCTATGCCACAGAAGCTGCCAAAGCCGTCTGCAAGGCGCTAGTTGTACATGCAAGTGTCATCGAAAAGCCCATTACCCATTTCAGCGCCATCGCCGATCCGGCCAACAAAGGCTCGATAAACATCATGACCAAACTCGGCATGGAGTATATTAAAAACACTAGCGTCGACACCCCGGAAGGCGAGGTTGAGGTGGTGTTATACAGCATGGCGGTTTAA
- a CDS encoding manganese-dependent inorganic pyrophosphatase — translation MPMYVVGHKIPDSDSICGAIALAYLKNQIGEEAIAARLGEPSPETAFILERFGFEAPLYKEHYAGEQVYIVDHSELTQAPDDIAEATIVGIVDHHKLGDLTTSTPLECWIRPVGCSNTVIKMMYDFYNVEIPKNIAGIMMCAILSDTVIFKSPTCTTADIKCVEALAEIAGIEDYKALGMEMFKVKSAVEGTPVRDLVMRDFKDFNMNGNLVGIGQLEVIDLSVFDQVKAELEADIAALKAEGNRHSVLLLLTDIMKEGSEMLVVSDDADLTERAYGKATENGRVWLDGVLSRKKQVVPPLQEAFA, via the coding sequence ATGCCAATGTACGTTGTGGGTCATAAGATCCCAGATTCAGATTCAATTTGTGGTGCGATTGCACTGGCTTACCTGAAGAACCAAATCGGCGAAGAGGCCATTGCCGCTCGCCTGGGTGAGCCATCACCAGAAACCGCCTTTATCCTGGAACGCTTTGGTTTTGAAGCCCCGCTGTATAAAGAGCACTACGCCGGTGAGCAGGTTTATATCGTCGATCACTCCGAGCTGACTCAGGCGCCTGATGATATCGCCGAGGCGACCATTGTCGGTATCGTCGATCACCATAAGCTAGGTGACCTGACGACTTCTACACCGCTTGAGTGTTGGATCCGCCCTGTGGGTTGCAGTAACACAGTGATCAAGATGATGTACGACTTCTACAACGTCGAGATCCCAAAAAACATCGCCGGCATCATGATGTGTGCCATCCTGAGCGATACAGTGATCTTCAAGTCGCCAACTTGTACCACGGCCGATATCAAGTGTGTCGAGGCCCTGGCGGAAATCGCGGGTATCGAAGACTACAAGGCGCTGGGTATGGAGATGTTCAAGGTTAAGTCGGCTGTAGAAGGCACGCCGGTTCGCGATCTTGTGATGCGCGACTTTAAAGACTTCAACATGAACGGTAACCTGGTTGGTATTGGCCAACTAGAAGTGATCGACCTGTCTGTTTTTGATCAGGTTAAGGCTGAACTTGAAGCCGATATCGCGGCGCTTAAGGCCGAAGGCAATCGCCACAGCGTACTGCTGCTACTCACCGACATCATGAAAGAAGGCTCAGAGATGTTGGTCGTATCCGATGATGCCGATCTAACCGAGCGCGCCTACGGTAAGGCGACCGAGAACGGTCGTGTCTGGCTCGACGGCGTCCTAAGCCGCAAGAAGCAGGTGGTTCCGCCACTGCAAGAAGCCTTTGCCTAA
- a CDS encoding Lon protease family protein: MSISPLASDKLYRSSTLALLDPSIKSTKQLTPLNEIVGQERAQQAVEFAMSMKDKGYNIYAIGRNGLGKRTMVMRYLDRYDPNGHHQLFDWCYVVNFDDARTPKVLKLPRGQAQAFKADIENLMKRLVKALPLAFDNELYYSRAEKLKAQLADKQESALGQITKEAAAKQISLSINPQGSYELVAMNGEEPHTESSFAELSAKEQARLEKNIGSLESKLREVVRKFTAWEESYSDKQQKHDEQVAQEVLVHLLEPLKESYAQYPEVKAHLNEMHKDILDNLDIFLEQNEEQIALSYASLAKKMPRRYQVNVLVNHGDIPMPIVIEESPNYHNIFGYIENATYKGTIFSDFSLIRPGSLHKANGGVLMIDAIKVLEQPYVWDGLKRALRSRKLSLSSLEREVTLSGTISLDPEAIPLDVKIILFGDYQTYQLLQHYDPEFKELFRVTADFEDEMPRTDASEVQYAKFISSIVVGNKMLHCDRGAIKRIIEFSARQADAQNKLSLHSADIANLLRESNYVARTSKSNMIRAGHVEQALHNHELRVCRLRDYVMQSFINGTTLIDTQDSVVGQINALSVVATSDHQFGAPSRITASVSLGEGAVFDIERKVELGGQIHSKGVMILTAYLATIFGQTDKIPLTTHLTFEQNYSGVDGDSASMAELCAIVSAFAKVPLRQDVAITGSMNQFGQAQPIGGVNEKIEGFFDVCKIKGRHKGQGVIIPRTNVQNLMLRADIVDAVNKGEFSIWAIEHVDQAVEILTGIPAGERDFEFEDYPKESLYALADARLQKLRDHVKRTQKAKV, translated from the coding sequence ATGTCAATTTCTCCTCTTGCCAGTGACAAGCTTTATCGTTCTTCTACACTCGCCCTACTCGATCCCAGTATTAAATCGACAAAACAGCTGACGCCGCTAAATGAGATCGTTGGCCAGGAACGGGCCCAACAGGCAGTAGAGTTTGCCATGTCGATGAAAGACAAGGGCTATAACATCTACGCCATCGGCCGAAATGGTCTAGGTAAGCGCACTATGGTGATGCGTTACCTGGACAGGTATGACCCTAACGGTCATCACCAGCTGTTCGACTGGTGTTATGTGGTCAACTTTGACGATGCCCGAACCCCTAAGGTGCTCAAGCTACCTAGAGGTCAGGCCCAGGCCTTCAAGGCAGACATCGAAAACTTGATGAAACGTCTGGTCAAGGCCCTCCCCTTAGCCTTTGACAACGAGCTCTACTATTCACGGGCCGAAAAGCTAAAGGCGCAGTTGGCCGACAAGCAGGAGTCGGCACTGGGTCAGATCACCAAAGAGGCCGCCGCTAAGCAGATCAGCCTGTCTATCAACCCTCAGGGCAGCTACGAGCTAGTCGCCATGAATGGCGAGGAGCCTCACACCGAGTCGAGCTTTGCCGAGCTTAGCGCTAAGGAACAGGCCAGACTCGAGAAAAACATCGGTTCATTAGAGTCTAAGCTGCGTGAGGTGGTGCGTAAGTTCACCGCCTGGGAAGAGAGCTACTCGGATAAACAGCAGAAGCATGACGAGCAGGTAGCCCAGGAAGTGTTAGTGCATCTGCTTGAACCTTTGAAGGAAAGTTATGCTCAATATCCCGAGGTGAAGGCTCACCTTAATGAGATGCATAAAGATATCTTAGATAATCTGGATATCTTCCTCGAGCAAAATGAAGAGCAAATCGCCCTCTCCTACGCCTCATTGGCCAAGAAGATGCCGCGGCGCTACCAGGTCAATGTACTGGTTAACCATGGCGATATCCCCATGCCGATTGTGATTGAGGAGAGTCCCAACTATCACAACATCTTCGGCTATATCGAAAACGCGACCTATAAGGGCACCATCTTTTCCGATTTCTCCCTGATCCGCCCTGGTAGCCTGCATAAGGCCAACGGCGGAGTGTTGATGATCGACGCCATCAAGGTATTGGAACAGCCCTATGTGTGGGACGGTCTGAAGCGCGCGCTTCGCTCACGAAAACTCAGCCTGAGCTCCCTCGAGCGCGAGGTGACGTTGTCGGGCACCATCTCGCTGGACCCTGAGGCCATCCCATTAGATGTGAAGATTATTCTTTTTGGTGATTACCAGACCTACCAGTTATTGCAGCACTATGACCCTGAATTTAAAGAGCTATTTCGAGTCACCGCCGATTTTGAAGATGAGATGCCACGTACCGATGCCTCCGAGGTGCAGTACGCGAAATTTATCTCCAGTATCGTCGTGGGCAACAAGATGCTGCACTGTGACCGCGGCGCGATAAAACGTATCATAGAGTTCAGCGCGCGCCAGGCCGATGCCCAAAACAAGTTGTCGCTACATTCGGCGGATATCGCCAACTTGCTGCGTGAATCTAACTATGTGGCCCGCACCAGTAAGTCGAACATGATACGCGCCGGCCATGTGGAGCAGGCGCTGCATAACCATGAACTCAGGGTCTGTCGTCTGCGCGACTATGTGATGCAGAGCTTTATCAACGGCACAACCCTCATCGATACCCAAGACAGTGTGGTGGGTCAGATCAACGCTTTGTCTGTGGTGGCGACATCGGATCATCAATTTGGCGCCCCGAGTCGTATCACCGCCAGCGTTTCTCTCGGTGAAGGCGCCGTATTTGATATCGAGCGCAAGGTAGAACTCGGCGGTCAGATCCACTCAAAAGGCGTGATGATTTTAACCGCTTATCTTGCGACTATCTTCGGCCAGACGGATAAGATCCCGCTAACCACACACCTCACCTTCGAACAAAACTATTCGGGTGTCGACGGTGATAGCGCCTCGATGGCAGAGCTGTGCGCCATCGTCTCCGCCTTTGCCAAGGTGCCACTGCGCCAGGATGTCGCCATCACAGGTTCGATGAATCAATTTGGTCAGGCGCAGCCCATAGGCGGGGTTAACGAGAAGATTGAAGGCTTCTTCGATGTTTGTAAGATCAAGGGACGCCATAAGGGACAAGGGGTCATCATTCCGCGCACTAATGTGCAAAACCTGATGTTAAGAGCGGATATTGTCGATGCCGTGAACAAAGGAGAATTCTCTATCTGGGCTATCGAGCATGTGGATCAGGCAGTTGAGATCTTAACCGGTATTCCAGCCGGGGAACGCGATTTCGAATTCGAAGATTATCCGAAGGAAAGCCTCTATGCCCTGGCCGATGCAAGGTTGCAGAAACTAAGAGACCACGTTAAACGCACGCAAAAGGCTAAGGTTTAA
- a CDS encoding GGDEF domain-containing protein: MPYDAPNLHPDLLQCLASDSYLLQLTLDTLPVPIFYKDKAGVYLGCNKAFESFIKLTRDELIGKSVYELFDEELAEVYQRADQALFDNPGVQIYEKQIKTREGDSVFVRFHKTSFNDNRGEVAGLIGVIFDITELKALEAQLTHHAIYDDLTQFYNRREGIAIGERLYHACSQQLGELGVILIDVDYFKLINDTYGHMVGDDALRHIAATLKQQQDPEDVLMRWGGEEFVVLVNRPFGTDQDFETYLEARAQVYCDAIRENRFQIGDDALQITFSCGLSSFEPGKSLTQMLHDADAALYRAKDAGRDNVSW, from the coding sequence ATGCCGTATGATGCGCCCAATCTACATCCAGATCTGCTCCAATGTCTGGCCAGTGACAGCTATCTGTTGCAACTGACATTGGATACCTTGCCTGTGCCTATCTTCTATAAAGATAAGGCAGGCGTCTATCTGGGCTGCAACAAGGCATTTGAATCCTTCATTAAACTCACCCGGGACGAATTAATTGGTAAGAGTGTCTATGAGCTTTTCGACGAGGAGCTCGCCGAAGTCTACCAACGCGCCGATCAGGCGTTATTCGACAATCCTGGCGTGCAGATCTATGAGAAACAGATAAAGACCCGTGAAGGTGACTCTGTCTTTGTGCGTTTTCATAAGACAAGTTTTAACGACAATCGTGGTGAGGTGGCAGGCCTAATTGGTGTGATATTCGATATCACTGAGTTAAAGGCGCTGGAAGCCCAGCTGACACACCATGCCATCTATGACGATCTCACGCAGTTCTATAACCGCCGCGAGGGTATCGCCATTGGCGAGCGTCTGTATCACGCCTGTAGTCAGCAGCTGGGAGAACTGGGCGTCATCCTTATCGATGTCGATTATTTCAAGTTGATCAACGACACCTACGGCCACATGGTCGGCGATGATGCGTTGCGCCATATTGCCGCGACCTTAAAGCAACAGCAGGATCCCGAAGATGTGCTGATGCGTTGGGGCGGCGAAGAGTTTGTCGTCTTGGTTAATCGCCCCTTTGGTACAGACCAAGACTTCGAGACATATCTCGAGGCCCGCGCTCAGGTCTATTGTGACGCCATAAGAGAAAATCGTTTTCAGATCGGTGATGACGCGCTGCAGATCACTTTTAGCTGTGGCCTAAGCTCGTTCGAGCCGGGTAAGAGCCTAACGCAGATGCTACACGATGCAGATGCTGCGCTTTATAGGGCAAAGGATGCTGGTCGCGATAATGTAAGTTGGTAG
- a CDS encoding alpha/beta hydrolase, which yields MNRVTFPNTNGLDITLAGLINFPADFDESKIYPAIVVSHPGGGVKEQTAGTYAKKLAENGFIAIAYDASYQGESTGEPRQLENPHVRTEDVSAVIDYLTTLNYVDNDRIGAMGICAGAGYTANAAINDRRIKAVGTVSMVNIGQMFRNGWDNNVKDSDALPYIEAGSGARTSDASGAEIATIPMAPLKEEDAPNEELRQAWEYYHTDRAAYCTAPGFATARSLTQIITYDAFFKAEAFLTQPLLTVVGSDAGSKWMSDDLMARAASSDKQMYVVDGANHMDLYDGESPIAEAIGVLAPFFKRTL from the coding sequence ATGAACCGAGTTACCTTTCCAAATACCAATGGCCTAGATATCACCCTAGCTGGGCTAATCAATTTCCCTGCAGATTTTGACGAAAGCAAAATCTACCCAGCGATCGTCGTTTCTCATCCTGGCGGCGGTGTAAAAGAACAGACTGCGGGCACTTACGCTAAGAAACTGGCCGAAAACGGTTTTATCGCTATCGCATATGATGCTTCTTATCAGGGAGAAAGCACTGGTGAACCCCGTCAGCTGGAAAACCCACATGTGCGCACCGAAGATGTTAGCGCTGTAATTGATTACCTTACAACGCTCAACTATGTAGACAACGATCGCATCGGAGCCATGGGCATCTGTGCGGGCGCAGGTTACACAGCCAATGCCGCTATAAACGATCGCCGCATTAAGGCGGTTGGTACAGTGAGTATGGTTAATATCGGTCAGATGTTCCGCAACGGCTGGGATAACAATGTTAAGGATAGCGATGCTCTGCCATACATAGAGGCAGGCTCTGGTGCCAGAACGTCAGATGCCAGCGGCGCAGAAATCGCCACCATTCCAATGGCACCGTTAAAAGAAGAAGACGCACCTAACGAAGAACTCCGCCAAGCCTGGGAATACTACCACACTGATCGCGCGGCCTATTGCACTGCGCCGGGCTTTGCGACAGCACGCAGTCTGACGCAAATCATTACCTACGATGCGTTCTTCAAGGCCGAGGCCTTTTTGACTCAACCCCTGCTTACCGTTGTCGGTAGTGATGCCGGCAGTAAGTGGATGAGTGATGACTTGATGGCGCGCGCGGCCAGTAGCGACAAACAAATGTATGTCGTTGACGGCGCGAATCACATGGATCTCTATGATGGTGAGTCCCCAATTGCCGAAGCTATCGGTGTGCTAGCACCATTCTTCAAGCGCACGCTGTAA
- a CDS encoding alpha/beta hydrolase — protein sequence MNIQKVTFRNADMAWDMAALILLPEGFDESKRYPTMVSVHPFGSCKEQTSSAVYGKALAELGYVVIAFDASFQGESGGSPRYVEDPSQRVEDISRVIDYAVSLPYVDEDRIGGLGICGGGAYIFSSALTEKRLKAVVGITPVNLGRLFREGFSQYNPIGALEAMATQRTAEARGAELQVNELLPPSPEFAKQNGMTERDLFEATDYYKTPRGQAEGGATRMLFSHAQKTLSWDAFAFVETLMTQPMMAVVGQKLGAFGAYRDGHEVYGRSIVSKDRQLVELQDWSHYDLYDHPQAVSLAMEKIGPFLSQHL from the coding sequence ATGAACATCCAAAAAGTGACATTCAGAAATGCAGATATGGCCTGGGATATGGCGGCACTAATTCTGTTGCCCGAAGGCTTTGACGAGTCAAAACGCTACCCAACTATGGTCAGTGTCCATCCATTTGGTAGCTGTAAAGAGCAAACATCCAGTGCCGTGTACGGTAAAGCGCTGGCTGAGCTGGGATACGTGGTGATCGCTTTTGACGCCAGTTTTCAGGGCGAATCTGGCGGATCACCTCGCTACGTCGAAGACCCAAGCCAACGGGTCGAAGACATCAGCCGTGTGATCGACTATGCGGTTAGTTTACCTTATGTCGACGAAGACAGAATCGGTGGTCTTGGTATCTGTGGTGGCGGCGCTTATATCTTCAGCTCCGCTCTAACAGAAAAGCGTTTGAAGGCGGTTGTTGGTATCACCCCTGTAAACTTGGGGCGTTTATTCCGAGAAGGATTCAGCCAGTACAATCCAATCGGGGCTCTAGAAGCTATGGCCACCCAGCGTACTGCTGAAGCGAGGGGGGCAGAGCTACAGGTCAATGAGCTTCTGCCGCCGAGTCCTGAGTTTGCAAAACAAAATGGAATGACCGAACGCGATCTGTTCGAAGCCACGGATTACTATAAAACACCCAGAGGGCAGGCCGAGGGCGGGGCAACGCGTATGTTGTTCTCTCATGCGCAAAAAACGCTGAGTTGGGATGCTTTTGCCTTTGTGGAAACCCTGATGACGCAGCCAATGATGGCAGTTGTCGGTCAAAAATTAGGTGCATTTGGCGCGTATCGTGACGGACACGAGGTCTATGGCCGCTCTATTGTGTCAAAAGACCGCCAGTTGGTCGAATTGCAAGATTGGTCCCACTACGATCTGTATGACCATCCGCAAGCGGTGAGTCTGGCAATGGAGAAAATTGGTCCTTTCCTGAGCCAACACCTCTAA